One Streptomyces sp. NBC_00554 DNA segment encodes these proteins:
- a CDS encoding TerB family tellurite resistance protein, translated as MLPGWGRNGRALPVSRILGTRTAWTTVGDGEFFCPGCGGDRNFQRLTGRRRFTCLGVPVLPRGETGPVVECAACSHHFGADVLDHPTTTRFSAMLRDAVHTVALAVLAADGHCARTSLETAASAVRSAGFDDCTEDQLGALVEALAADTGRVLGEPCGASLAIELHEALDPLAPHLAPTGREAILLQGARIALADGPYTPAEREVLATVGAALTICSDDVTRLLAAARTPS; from the coding sequence GTGCTGCCAGGATGGGGACGAAACGGTCGTGCACTTCCGGTTTCCCGGATCCTGGGCACCCGTACCGCATGGACCACGGTCGGCGACGGCGAGTTCTTCTGCCCGGGCTGCGGAGGCGACCGCAACTTCCAGCGGCTCACCGGCCGGCGACGCTTCACCTGCCTCGGCGTTCCCGTTCTCCCGCGCGGCGAGACCGGGCCCGTCGTCGAATGCGCCGCCTGCAGCCACCACTTCGGCGCCGACGTCCTCGACCACCCCACCACCACCCGCTTCTCCGCGATGCTCCGCGACGCCGTCCACACGGTCGCCCTCGCCGTGCTCGCCGCGGACGGCCACTGCGCCCGTACGTCCCTGGAGACCGCCGCCTCGGCCGTCCGCTCGGCCGGCTTCGACGACTGCACCGAGGACCAGCTCGGCGCGCTCGTCGAGGCGCTCGCCGCGGACACCGGGCGCGTCCTCGGGGAGCCGTGCGGCGCGAGCCTGGCCATAGAGCTCCATGAGGCCCTGGACCCGCTCGCCCCGCACCTCGCCCCCACGGGCCGGGAGGCGATCCTCCTCCAGGGGGCGCGCATCGCGCTGGCCGACGGGCCGTACACGCCCGCCGAGCGGGAGGTCCTGGCGACGGTGGGCGCGGCGCTGACCATCTGCTCGGACGATGTGACACGGCTGCTGGCGGCCGCGCGTACACCGTCGTAA
- a CDS encoding MMPL family transporter produces the protein MGPGNTTTRTRRRAVPWALLGLWVALLAFVAPFASKLADVQHDRAVDYLPASADSTQVAKIQDQLPGGETTQMVVVYHRDGGLTVADRTTAADQIGEIASAHPLAAQPEGIPSKDGTTLMYPVASTEPGTDEKARDQLVNDVRDIAKSEDGLSVEVGGEGAFATDASEVYNSLGGPLLYTTAAVVALLLILIYRSPFLWLVPLAVAGLADYLSMGVAYGLNQGFGTSVTGQSSAIMTILVFGAGTDYALLLISRYREELRRIERPYDAMVAALRGCGPAVLASSGTVAAGLFCLLAADLNSIRGMGPLGTVGILCALVAMMTLLPAILVLLGRRVFWPLVPRYGSTPKVRRSLFAAMGSSAGRRPLTVLAGGAVLLGALALGALNLPGSLKLEDSFTSKPDAVAAMETLGKAYPGFGTQPITVIAPTDRADAALAEAQDTPGVDSATRGRSGWGSPRSSEAESGGGWTEITVTAASAPQSAGETATIKDLRDRLDGSYVGGASAEQLDLADTNARDRMVVVPLVLVFVLLILIALLRSIVAPLILVAAVAAVWGAALGIGGLVFGPVFGFEGTDPGLGLLSFVFLVALGVDYGIFLMHRMREESLKGTEPVQAALIALRTTGGVIASAGLVLAATFAVLMNMPMVQLVEMGFVIAVGVLLDTFLVRTYLVTSASVALRRKVWWPGALSKQPAAGSRELPEPVTETVGMR, from the coding sequence ATGGGGCCCGGAAACACAACCACGCGTACGCGGCGAAGGGCCGTGCCCTGGGCGCTGCTCGGGCTCTGGGTGGCGCTGCTCGCCTTCGTCGCGCCGTTCGCCTCCAAGTTGGCAGACGTGCAGCACGACCGGGCCGTGGACTACCTGCCGGCGAGTGCGGACTCCACCCAAGTGGCCAAGATCCAGGATCAGTTGCCCGGCGGAGAGACCACCCAGATGGTCGTCGTCTACCACCGTGACGGCGGGCTGACCGTCGCGGACAGGACGACGGCCGCCGACCAGATCGGCGAGATCGCCAGCGCGCACCCGCTCGCCGCGCAGCCGGAGGGCATCCCGTCCAAGGACGGCACCACCCTGATGTACCCGGTGGCCAGCACCGAGCCCGGCACGGACGAGAAGGCACGCGACCAACTCGTCAACGACGTACGGGACATCGCGAAGAGCGAGGACGGACTGAGCGTCGAGGTCGGCGGCGAGGGTGCGTTCGCCACCGACGCGAGCGAGGTCTACAACTCGCTCGGCGGACCCCTGCTCTACACCACCGCCGCGGTCGTGGCACTCCTGCTGATCCTCATCTACCGCAGTCCCTTCCTGTGGCTGGTGCCGCTCGCTGTCGCAGGCCTGGCCGACTACCTGTCGATGGGGGTCGCCTACGGGCTGAACCAGGGGTTCGGGACATCCGTGACCGGCCAGAGCTCCGCCATCATGACGATCCTCGTCTTCGGCGCCGGCACCGACTACGCGCTGCTGCTGATCTCCCGGTACCGCGAGGAACTGCGGCGCATCGAGCGGCCGTACGACGCGATGGTCGCCGCACTGCGCGGGTGCGGACCGGCCGTACTCGCCTCGTCCGGAACGGTCGCCGCGGGCCTGTTCTGCCTGCTCGCCGCCGACCTCAACTCCATCCGGGGTATGGGCCCGCTCGGTACCGTCGGCATCCTGTGCGCGCTGGTCGCCATGATGACCCTGCTGCCCGCGATCCTCGTCCTGCTGGGCCGCCGCGTCTTCTGGCCGCTCGTCCCGCGCTACGGCAGCACCCCCAAGGTCCGCCGGTCGCTGTTCGCCGCGATGGGCAGCTCCGCAGGCCGCCGGCCGCTGACGGTCCTCGCGGGCGGCGCGGTCCTCCTCGGCGCACTGGCGCTCGGCGCGCTGAACCTGCCCGGCAGCCTGAAGCTGGAGGACTCCTTCACCAGCAAGCCCGACGCGGTCGCCGCCATGGAGACCCTCGGCAAGGCCTACCCGGGGTTCGGCACCCAGCCCATCACCGTCATCGCCCCCACCGACCGTGCCGACGCCGCCCTGGCCGAGGCCCAGGACACCCCGGGCGTCGACAGTGCGACCCGCGGCCGCAGTGGATGGGGGTCCCCCCGCTCGAGCGAAGCCGAGAGTGGGGGAGGCTGGACCGAGATCACCGTCACCGCCGCCTCCGCACCCCAGTCGGCGGGGGAGACCGCCACCATCAAGGACCTGCGCGACCGCCTCGACGGCTCCTACGTCGGCGGGGCGAGCGCCGAGCAGCTGGACCTTGCGGACACCAACGCCCGTGACCGGATGGTCGTCGTACCGCTCGTCCTCGTCTTCGTCCTGCTGATCCTGATCGCCCTGCTGCGGTCGATCGTCGCGCCGCTGATCCTGGTGGCGGCCGTGGCGGCGGTGTGGGGCGCGGCACTCGGTATCGGCGGACTGGTCTTCGGCCCGGTCTTCGGTTTCGAGGGCACGGACCCGGGCCTGGGCCTGCTGTCCTTCGTCTTCCTGGTGGCGCTCGGTGTCGACTACGGCATCTTCCTGATGCACCGCATGCGGGAGGAGTCCCTCAAGGGCACCGAACCGGTACAGGCCGCGCTGATCGCGCTGCGCACGACGGGCGGGGTGATCGCGTCGGCAGGGCTGGTCCTCGCGGCGACGTTCGCGGTGCTGATGAACATGCCGATGGTCCAACTCGTTGAGATGGGCTTCGTGATCGCGGTCGGTGTCCTGCTGGACACCTTCCTCGTCCGCACCTACCTGGTCACCAGCGCGAGCGTGGCGCTGCGGCGCAAGGTGTGGTGGCCGGGCGCGCTGTCGAAGCAACCGGCCGCGGGGAGCCGGGAGCTGCCCGAGCCGGTCACGGAGACCGTGGGAATGCGCTGA
- a CDS encoding sensor histidine kinase gives MTTREHLGRRGKRLARPARRDWLFAVGTGLASIPLTFVAQGDNAHTPDVLGWTLFGLSALTLAWRRHYPMGALLVLIVVEGTYHVLGNAHSGLIAVTIVAIYSLAVAGPRRRTLAVVPTLLGLSVIMLTSINPERGIELLRISGWILACAITGEAVRVHRNYIGAVVERAERAERTREEEARRRVAEERLRIARDLHDLLAHTITLIGVQTSVAAHVLAADPDRLDREAVAKALDDISGTCRSARGELRATLEVLRESQYGGDRRGPLPGLDGVPDLAKAARLSGAEVELSVHADDVPPAVGAAAYRIVQEALTNAVRHGGPDVPVRVDLRAEGGTLRVTVTDEGAGDTGGTTPGFGLVGMRERARSVGGTVEAGVRGEGGFEVVAVLPLGGAVAALPAQNSVREAEAVHESAAVRESDVVREAEPVRAVEAVREAEFDRGELR, from the coding sequence TTGACCACCAGGGAACATCTCGGCCGCCGCGGCAAACGGCTTGCCCGGCCCGCCCGGCGCGACTGGCTCTTCGCGGTGGGGACCGGCCTGGCGTCGATCCCGCTGACGTTCGTGGCGCAGGGCGACAACGCACACACGCCGGACGTCCTCGGCTGGACGCTGTTCGGTCTTTCGGCGCTGACGCTCGCTTGGCGGCGGCACTATCCGATGGGCGCGCTCCTCGTGCTCATCGTCGTGGAGGGCACCTACCACGTACTGGGAAACGCCCACTCCGGGCTGATCGCGGTGACGATCGTCGCCATCTACTCGCTCGCGGTGGCCGGGCCGCGGCGCCGGACCCTGGCCGTGGTGCCGACCCTGCTCGGCTTGAGCGTGATCATGCTCACCAGCATCAATCCGGAACGGGGCATCGAGCTGCTGCGCATCTCCGGCTGGATCCTGGCGTGTGCGATCACGGGTGAAGCGGTCCGCGTGCACCGCAACTACATCGGCGCCGTCGTCGAACGCGCCGAACGCGCCGAACGCACCCGCGAGGAGGAGGCCCGCCGCCGCGTCGCCGAGGAACGCCTGCGCATCGCCCGCGACCTGCACGACCTGCTCGCCCACACCATCACCCTGATCGGCGTGCAGACGTCCGTCGCCGCACACGTCCTGGCCGCCGACCCCGACCGCCTCGACCGCGAGGCCGTCGCCAAGGCCCTCGACGACATCTCCGGCACCTGCCGCAGCGCACGCGGCGAACTGCGCGCCACCCTGGAGGTGCTCCGAGAGTCCCAGTACGGGGGAGACCGGCGCGGTCCGCTGCCCGGCCTCGACGGAGTGCCGGACCTGGCGAAGGCGGCCCGGCTCTCCGGCGCCGAGGTCGAGTTGTCCGTACACGCCGACGACGTCCCGCCCGCGGTCGGCGCCGCCGCCTACCGGATCGTCCAGGAGGCACTCACCAACGCGGTACGACACGGAGGCCCCGACGTGCCGGTGCGCGTGGACCTGCGCGCCGAGGGCGGCACGCTCCGGGTGACGGTCACCGACGAGGGTGCGGGCGACACGGGCGGCACCACCCCCGGGTTCGGGCTAGTGGGGATGCGGGAGCGGGCTCGCAGCGTGGGAGGGACGGTGGAGGCGGGGGTACGGGGAGAGGGCGGATTCGAGGTGGTCGCGGTGCTGCCGCTGGGGGGCGCCGTTGCTGCCTTGCCCGCGCAGAATTCTGTACGTGAAGCAGAGGCCGTCCATGAATCAGCGGCCGTACGTGAGTCTGACGTCGTACGTGAAGCAGAACCCGTCCGTGCGGTAGAGGCCGTGCGTGAAGCCGAATTCGACCGAGGCGAGCTCCGATGA
- a CDS encoding response regulator, translating to MTIRVVLADDQTLVRAAFAMLVESARDMAVVGQAATGREAVELARSARADLIVMDIRMPDLDGIEATRLIAADADLAGVRVLVLTTYDTDEHIAEALRAGASGFLVKDTRPAELLDAIRTVAAGESLLSPGPTARLIARFLRSPSAPATGGPECLSERERQVLTLVARGLNNTEIAEALGLSPLTAKTHVSRIMGKLGARDRAQLVIVAYESGLVAPGAC from the coding sequence ATGACCATCCGTGTAGTCCTCGCCGATGACCAGACCCTCGTGCGGGCCGCGTTCGCGATGCTCGTCGAGTCGGCGCGGGACATGGCGGTCGTCGGGCAGGCAGCCACCGGCCGGGAAGCGGTGGAGCTGGCCCGCAGCGCACGGGCGGATCTGATCGTCATGGACATCCGCATGCCCGACCTGGACGGCATCGAGGCAACCCGGCTCATCGCCGCCGACGCGGACCTGGCCGGCGTCAGGGTCCTGGTCCTGACCACGTACGACACCGACGAGCACATCGCGGAGGCCCTGCGCGCGGGCGCCTCCGGCTTCCTGGTGAAGGACACCAGGCCCGCCGAACTCCTCGACGCGATCCGCACGGTGGCAGCCGGTGAGTCCCTGCTCTCGCCGGGCCCGACCGCCCGGCTGATCGCCCGCTTCCTGCGCAGCCCTTCGGCCCCCGCGACGGGCGGCCCCGAGTGCCTCTCCGAGCGCGAGCGCCAAGTGCTGACGCTGGTCGCCCGCGGCCTCAACAACACCGAGATAGCAGAGGCGTTGGGGCTGAGCCCACTCACCGCGAAGACCCACGTGAGCCGCATCATGGGCAAGCTGGGTGCCCGTGACCGGGCCCAGCTGGTGATCGTGGCGTACGAGTCGGGGCTCGTCGCGCCGGGCGCTTGCTGA